From a region of the Fischerella sp. JS2 genome:
- the rppA gene encoding two-component system response regulator RppA has protein sequence MRVLLVEDEPDLGAAIKRTLNQQKYVVDWVTDGTEAWAYLENRWTHYTLAILDWMLPGMSGLELCQRLRKNNNPLPVLMLTAKDRMEDKVAGLDAGADDYLVKPFGMAELLARLRALQRRSPHFQPKELTVGNLSLDYSSSAIVSQNACGGKQVIPLTNKEFQLLEYFMKHPNQIVTTEQIRNQLWEVSAEPASNVVAAQVRLLRRKLANSGCTNPIETLHGMGYRLNLTDESK, from the coding sequence ATGCGGGTGCTGTTAGTCGAAGATGAACCGGATTTAGGTGCTGCAATTAAGCGAACTTTAAATCAACAAAAGTACGTAGTTGATTGGGTTACGGACGGTACTGAGGCTTGGGCATATTTAGAAAATCGTTGGACGCACTATACACTAGCTATTCTTGATTGGATGCTGCCAGGAATGTCAGGCTTAGAGTTGTGCCAAAGATTACGGAAGAACAACAATCCTCTACCTGTGTTGATGCTAACAGCTAAGGATAGGATGGAAGACAAAGTTGCAGGGTTGGATGCGGGTGCAGATGACTACTTAGTAAAGCCGTTTGGCATGGCGGAATTGTTAGCGCGGTTACGGGCATTACAGAGGCGATCGCCTCACTTCCAACCAAAGGAATTAACTGTTGGCAACCTGAGTCTAGATTACAGCAGTAGTGCCATTGTGAGTCAAAACGCTTGTGGAGGCAAACAAGTAATTCCCCTTACTAATAAGGAATTCCAACTACTAGAGTATTTTATGAAGCACCCAAATCAAATTGTTACCACAGAACAAATTCGCAATCAACTTTGGGAAGTGAGTGCAGAACCTGCTAGTAATGTGGTAGCAGCTCAAGTGCGTTTGCTACGCCGTAAGTTAGCAAATAGTGGCTGCACAAACCCAATTGAAACCTTACATGGTATGGGGTATCGTCTAAATCTTACCGATGAATCAAAATAA